The bacterium region TTTTATAAGGCAGCCCTCACCCCCATCCCCTCTCCCACAGGGAGAGGGGGGCTTTTTAGGGCAGCCCTCACCCTAACCCGTGCCTCGCAGGTCTCCCACGGGGAGAGGGGACACGCTCCGGCCCGTGCCTCGTAAATTGCCACCGGGGCCGGGAACGCCTATAATGTATGAACCGTTACCATTCAGAATCCGCACCGCACACACAGGCGGTTCACGATGCGCGGAATCTTCACAGCCCTGATCCTCTGCCGGGCGGCTCTCGCCGCGACCACCTGGACCGCGATGTACATGGACGAGACCAAGGTGGGTTACTCCTACACCACTAGGGAGGTGATAGCCGGGGGGGACGACGCCGGTGGAACCTATATCGAGGACTACTCGACGATGCAGCTGTCGCGCGCCGGCATGCCGATGCTCACCAGCGCCCGCCACCGGGAGACCTACGACGCGGCCGGGCGGATGACGGCGGCCACCTGCTACACCATCTCCGGGACGGATGTCCTGATAGTAAACGCCGCCCTCGCCGGGGACGTGCTCGAGGTGGAGCGCATCCAAGGCCTGAGCGTGGGCAAGCGCTACCTGGAGGGGGGACTGGTCGGTACACTGGGGTTCTCCCTCGTCATGGACGACCTGGGACCGGGGGAAAGCCTGGACTTCTCCCTCTACTCCAGCGACTACTCCGAGGTCATCCGGGTGACTTACACCAGGGGTGTGCCCGGTGAGGTCACCTTCGGCGGCGAGACCTTCCCCGGCCGGGTAGACGAGGTGAACTTCGCCGGAATGCCGCGCGAGAGCTATTACGACGCCGCGGGCGAGTGGCTGGGCACCCTTCTGCCCGGCGGGACGTCGGTCCGGCCCGCCGCGGACGAGGCCGACGCCAAGGCGGGACTGACCTGGGTGGACCCGGCCGCCACCACGGCCCTCTTCCCCGAAGGGGACATCCCGAACCCACGGGGGACCGAGCGGCTGGTTCTTTTAATCGAGGGGACCTCACCTCCGCCGGCCGATCCCTTCCAGCGGGTGGAGACCGCCGGGGACGGCGCCTGGCGGGTCACCGTGCGCAACCGCCCCTTCCCGACTTACCCCCCGCCGGAACCCTTCCCCGAGCCCGAGTACCACCGCGCCCTGGAGGAGCTGGCGGAGGCGCTCACCGTGGAGGGCGACCCGTACAACACCTACCTGAACATCGTCGGCTGGGTGGGCGAGTACCTGCGCGAGAGCCCGGTGACCCTGGAGCTCACCCCGGCGGAGACCCTCGTCCAGCGGCGTGGAGATTGCACCGAGCACGCCGCCCTGGTGAGCGACCTCTGCCGTCGGGCCGGCATCCCGGCGATAACCGTCATCGGCCTCGTCTCGGGCGTGGGGGGGAAGCTCTACTACCACGCCTGGAACGAGGCGTACGTGGACGGCCTGTGGCGCGCGAGCGACGCCTTCCTGGACGAGGAGGTCGCCGA contains the following coding sequences:
- a CDS encoding transglutaminase-like domain-containing protein; protein product: MRGIFTALILCRAALAATTWTAMYMDETKVGYSYTTREVIAGGDDAGGTYIEDYSTMQLSRAGMPMLTSARHRETYDAAGRMTAATCYTISGTDVLIVNAALAGDVLEVERIQGLSVGKRYLEGGLVGTLGFSLVMDDLGPGESLDFSLYSSDYSEVIRVTYTRGVPGEVTFGGETFPGRVDEVNFAGMPRESYYDAAGEWLGTLLPGGTSVRPAADEADAKAGLTWVDPAATTALFPEGDIPNPRGTERLVLLIEGTSPPPADPFQRVETAGDGAWRVTVRNRPFPTYPPPEPFPEPEYHRALEELAEALTVEGDPYNTYLNIVGWVGEYLRESPVTLELTPAETLVQRRGDCTEHAALVSDLCRRAGIPAITVIGLVSGVGGKLYYHAWNEAYVDGLWRASDAFLDEEVADAARLVLLRDPTGVERTTVLGRVTGVVVEEVEP